A window of Candidatus Angelobacter sp. contains these coding sequences:
- a CDS encoding ABC transporter permease, whose translation MNRAGQRLLDFAPLLLFVAVLAFFGMQSGKFLEPRNLVNIVVQASSTGIVAVGMTFVLLSAGVDLSVGAIMFVAAAIAGKMALAGSPLALALLVMVGVSLIFGAFNAFFITRVRVAAFIVTLATLFIGRGLGLRITETRAMNLPDSFLQLGAAKVLSVPLPAWLFAVVLVVAHLVLTRTPLGRQIFAVGHDVEMAKKAGIRTGRILATVYLISGACAAIAAMVTLGQLGAVSPKFGEQKEFAAITAAILGGTSLFGGRGSVLPGTLLGTVLIQTIENGLVMTNANPYLYSMIISAVIFAAVLLESLRNRALKL comes from the coding sequence TCTTCGTCGCCGTTCTCGCATTCTTCGGTATGCAGTCGGGGAAATTCCTGGAGCCGCGCAATCTGGTGAACATCGTTGTGCAAGCATCATCGACCGGCATTGTCGCGGTGGGCATGACCTTCGTGCTGCTGTCGGCGGGAGTGGACTTGTCTGTGGGCGCGATCATGTTCGTGGCCGCTGCCATCGCGGGAAAAATGGCGCTCGCCGGCTCGCCGCTGGCGCTCGCATTGCTCGTCATGGTCGGCGTCTCGCTCATCTTCGGCGCGTTCAACGCCTTTTTCATTACGCGCGTCCGCGTCGCGGCTTTCATCGTCACGCTCGCGACGTTGTTCATCGGACGCGGCCTCGGCCTGCGGATCACCGAGACACGCGCGATGAATCTGCCGGACAGTTTTCTGCAGCTCGGCGCTGCAAAAGTTCTCAGCGTGCCGTTGCCAGCGTGGCTCTTCGCAGTCGTGCTTGTGGTCGCACATCTCGTGCTCACGCGCACGCCACTCGGGCGGCAGATTTTTGCCGTCGGTCACGACGTAGAGATGGCGAAGAAGGCGGGAATCCGCACCGGCAGGATCTTGGCGACGGTCTATCTCATCAGCGGTGCGTGCGCAGCCATCGCGGCGATGGTCACGCTAGGCCAGCTCGGCGCGGTGTCGCCTAAATTTGGCGAGCAAAAGGAATTCGCCGCCATCACGGCTGCCATCTTGGGTGGGACCAGCCTGTTTGGCGGGCGAGGAAGTGTTTTACCCGGCACCCTGCTTGGCACCGTGCTCATCCAGACCATAGAGAACGGTCTCGTGATGACGAACGCCAATCCCTACCTCTACTCGATGATTATCAGCGCCGTGATTTTCGCCGCCGTTCTCTTGGAAAGCCTCAGAAACCGCGCATTAAAACTCTGA